From Daucus carota subsp. sativus chromosome 6, DH1 v3.0, whole genome shotgun sequence, the proteins below share one genomic window:
- the LOC108226888 gene encoding LOW QUALITY PROTEIN: feruloyl CoA ortho-hydroxylase F6H1-3-like (The sequence of the model RefSeq protein was modified relative to this genomic sequence to represent the inferred CDS: inserted 1 base in 1 codon) codes for MAASFSDDYTHFAVKKGHGVKGISELGXALPKQYIQPLEERIDMTKVLDKESIPVIDMSNLDDPNVADQIANAAEKWGFFQIVNHGVPIEVLEDVREAARRFFQLPAEEKIKFSQENSPTKNVRFGTSFIPKAEKALEWKDYLSLFYVSDEESSAFWPAACKNEAIQFMKKSEFVVKWLLQALMQKLNVDDMDSKQSLLMGSKRINLNYYPICPNPELTVGVGRHSDVSTLTFLLQDNIGGLFVGKMETDAWIHVPPISGSIVINVGDALQIMSNGKYKSVEHRVAANGSNNRVSVPIFVNPRPGDIIGPLAEVLKNGEKAIYKQVLYSDYVKHFFRKGHDGKETIDFAKI; via the exons ATGGCTGCATCCTTCTCAGATGACTACACACATTTTGCAGTGAAAAAGGGGCATGGTGTTAAGGGCATCTCCGAGCTCG CAGCGTTACCAAAGCAATATATTCAACCTCTCGAGGAGCGAATAGACATGACGAAAGTTTTGGATAAAGAATCTATACCCGTGATCGACATGTCGAATTTGGATGATCCGAATGTAGCTGATCAGATTGCGAATGCTGCGGAGAAGTGGGGATTCTTTCAGATTGTTAATCATGGAGTCCCCATTGAAGTTCTTGAGGATGTGAGGGAAGCCGCCCGGAGATTCTTTCAGTTGCCTGCTGAGGAGAAAATCAAGTTTTCGCAAGAAAATTCTCCGACAAAAAATGTTCGGTTCGGAACAAGTTTTATCCCGAAAGCAGAAAAAGCCCTTGAGTGGAAAGACTACCTCAGTCTCTTCTATGTCTCTGATGAAGAGTCTTCCGCATTTTGGCCAGCCGCATGCAA aAATGAGGCGATCCAATTCATGAAGAAGTCTGAGTTTGTGGTCAAGTGGCTGCTACAAGCCCTGATGCAGAAGCTAAATGTGGACGACATGGACTCAAAACAATCACTTCTCATGGGTTCCAAAAGAATCAACCTCAACTACTATCCTATCTGCCCAAACCCCGAGCTCACAGTTGGAGTTGGGCGTCACTCTGATGTCTCCACACTCACATTTCTCCTTCAGGACAATATCGGAGGACTATTCGTCGGCAAAATGGAGACGGATGCGTGGATCCACGTGCCTCCGATAAGCGGATCGATAGTAATCAACGTGGGTGATGCTCTTCAGATCATGAGTAATGGTAAATACAAGAGTGTTGAGCATCGTGTTGCTGCTAATGGAAGCAACAACAGAGTTTCCGTGCCTATTTTTGTGAATCCCAGACCAGGAGATATCATTGGCCCGCTAGCTGAGGTGCTGAAGAACGGAGAGAAAGCGATATACAAGCAGGTTTTGTATTCGGATTATGTGAAACATTTCTTCAGGAAAGGGCATGATGGGAAGGAGACCATTGACTTTGCTAAGATATGA
- the LOC108224812 gene encoding uncharacterized protein LOC108224812 → MGSTFKPHILVEKLVKLNSSQQSIETLSHWCIFHMNKAKNVVETWDRQFHCSPREQRLAFLYLANDIIQNSRRKGSEFVAEFWKVLPGALRVVLEIGDKSERNAAMRLINIWEERKVFGSQGQLLKDELVGKNLNISNNPPVFKLTNAAGNALEKIASAYQVLYGGQLDEETILHNCMNSIRYIEKVEKEIGGGISSEKLIQSGTVEEIRGQQAILMGCIEQLRDVQSCRISLVSYLTEALHEQEVKLSHLRHQLQDAESQSEQAENLCRHIINTVHSLAEKKDSHNNSEASQCLTDDIEVQTAPVMYTKQVQYNEKLYHSAENSKSAVAGPAAPVTATTSAAQVLPYVLPAVASDGVIVNTVKGPSDDYPLEKKLKLESGHSVYLQSEIPQPPVPPYPHPDSLQHHVAITSNELAPQVQPPLPLSPPPMPPLPPSNPFQVPQFMPNVGSMATAPAPYSYGLIQQLPPPPFPYPAVGSEYNGSSNFPAPPPMPYQNAGRFYGQQSFPATPVSRQL, encoded by the exons ATGGGTAGCACATTTAAACCGCATATTTTGGTGGAGAAGCTGGTCAAGCTCAACAGTTCACAACAAAGCATTGAAA CTCTGTCCCATTGGTGTATTTTCCACATGAACAAAGCAAAGAATGTTGTTGAAACGTGGGACAGGCAGTTTCATTGCTCACCGCGTGAACAGCGGTTGGCTTTTCTGTATCTTGCAAACGATATTATCCAAAATAGCAGGCGAAAGGGTTCGGAGTTCGTTGCTGAGTTTTGGAAGGTTCTGCCAGGTGCACTTCGTGTTGTACTTGAAATCGGAGACAAGTCTGAAAGGAATGCTGCAATGCGGCTG ATTAACATATGGGAAGAAAGAAAAGTCTTTGGCTCTCAAGGTCAGCTTCTCAAagatgagcttgtagggaaGAACCTAAACATAAGCAACAATCCTCCAGTATTCAAATTG ACAAATGCAGCTGGAAATGCTCTGGAAAAAATAGCATCTGCTTATCAGGTTCTTTATGGTGGTCAACTAGATGAAGAAACTATCTTGCATAATTGTATGAATTCTATTAGATACATTGAAAAAGTAGAGAAGGAAATTGGCGGTGGTATAAGCTCAG AGAAACTCATCCAATCTGGCACCGTGGAGGAGATTAGGGGGCAGCAGGCTATACTGATGGGTTGTATTGAACAGCTTAGGGATGTACAGTCTTGCAGGATAAGCCTTGTCTCTTATCTTACAGAGGCTCTTCACGAACAG GAGGTAAAGCTAAGTCATCTTCGACATCAACTACAG GATGCAGAATCTCAGTCAGAGCAGGCCGAAAATCTTTGCAGACATATTATAAACACTGTTCATTCTCTGGCTGAAAAGAAAGATTCACATAATAACTCAGAGGCATCTCAATGTTTAACGGATGACATTGAAGTACAAACTGCTCCGGTGATGTACACAAAACAAGTGCAATATAATGAGAAACTTTACCACAGTGCAGAAAATTCTAAATCTGCTGTAGCTGGACCAGCAGCCCCTGTGACTGCAACCACATCCGCAGCTCAGGTGCTACCTTATGTCCTACCTGCTGTTGCATCAGATGGGGTCATTGTCAACACAGTGAAGGGACCTTCAGATGATTATCCACTTGAAAAAAAGCTGAAGCTTGAGAGTGGTCACTCTGTTTACCTACAATCTGAGATTCCTCAGCCACCTGTTCCACCCTATCCGCATCCAGACTCATTGCAGCATCATGTTGCAATCACCTCCAACGAGTTGGCTCCACAAGTTCAACCACCACTTCCATTATCTCCTCCACCTATGCCACCACTACCACCTTCAAATCCATTTCAAGTACCTCAGTTCATGCCGAATGTAGGGTCGATGGCTACTGCACCTGCACCATATAGCTATGGCTTAATCCAACAGCTGCCGCCGCCACCCTTTCCCTACCCTGCTGTGGGGTCTGAATATAATGGAAGTTCAAACTTTCCAGCTCCTCCACCGATGCCTTATCAGAATGCTGGTAGATTCTATGGCCAACAGTCCTTCCCGGCAACACCAGTGTCTCGGCAACTGTAA